A window from Actimicrobium sp. CCC2.4 encodes these proteins:
- a CDS encoding NAD(P) transhydrogenase subunit alpha — MEVSHTIINLIIFVLAIYVGYHVVWTVTPALHTPLMAVTNAISAIIIVGAMLAAGLTEGRLGQVMGTLAVALAAVNVFGGFLVTQRMLEMFKKKEPKVAKAPVEGSKP, encoded by the coding sequence ATGGAAGTCAGCCACACCATCATCAACCTGATCATTTTCGTACTGGCGATTTACGTCGGCTACCACGTGGTCTGGACCGTTACTCCCGCGTTGCATACGCCGCTGATGGCGGTCACGAATGCGATCTCGGCCATCATCATCGTCGGCGCGATGCTCGCTGCCGGACTCACCGAAGGCCGTCTCGGCCAGGTCATGGGCACGCTTGCCGTGGCGCTGGCGGCAGTCAATGTTTTCGGCGGTTTTCTGGTGACGCAGCGCATGCTCGAAATGTTCAAGAAAAAAGAACCGAAGGTCGCCAAGGCGCCGGTTGAAGGAAGCAAGCCATGA
- the murU gene encoding N-acetylmuramate alpha-1-phosphate uridylyltransferase MurU, whose translation MKAMILAAGRGERMRPLTDTCPKPLLKVRGRPLIVWHILNLVRAGITEIVINHAHLGQQLVDTLGDGSQFGATLQYSAEATALDTAGGIAQALPLLGDAPFVVVNGDIYCPHFDFEQVKSALVDADMWGNPYPADQRDIGWIYLVKNPPHVPDGDFGLTTFAVNNDGMPRFTFSGIGVYRPELFATIIAGTPAKLAPLLREFAARGQIGGEVYRGDWTDVGTPERLAQLNRPLTESKQP comes from the coding sequence ATGAAAGCCATGATCCTTGCCGCCGGTCGCGGCGAGCGGATGCGTCCGCTCACCGACACCTGCCCGAAACCGCTGCTCAAAGTCCGCGGCCGTCCGCTGATCGTCTGGCACATTCTCAACCTGGTCCGTGCCGGCATCACCGAGATCGTCATCAACCACGCCCACCTGGGCCAGCAACTGGTCGACACGCTGGGCGATGGCAGCCAGTTCGGCGCGACGCTGCAGTACTCGGCCGAAGCCACGGCACTCGACACCGCCGGCGGCATTGCGCAGGCGCTGCCGCTGCTGGGCGATGCGCCCTTCGTGGTCGTCAATGGCGATATCTATTGCCCGCATTTCGATTTCGAACAAGTCAAGTCGGCGCTGGTCGATGCCGACATGTGGGGCAACCCGTATCCTGCCGACCAGCGTGATATCGGCTGGATCTACCTGGTTAAAAATCCGCCGCACGTGCCCGACGGCGACTTCGGCCTGACCACGTTTGCGGTCAACAATGACGGCATGCCGCGCTTTACTTTTTCGGGTATCGGCGTCTACCGGCCGGAATTATTCGCGACCATCATCGCCGGCACACCGGCCAAACTGGCCCCGTTGCTGCGCGAATTTGCAGCACGCGGACAAATCGGCGGAGAGGTGTATCGTGGCGACTGGACTGACGTCGGCACCCCCGAGCGTCTGGCCCAATTGAACCGCCCCCTTACCGAAAGCAAACAACCATGA
- a CDS encoding Re/Si-specific NAD(P)(+) transhydrogenase subunit alpha, with protein MKIGLPAETRPGETRVAATPDTIKKLIAAKHTVIVQAGAGVLASVTDEAYVAAGATIGSAADAFAAAMVLKVRAPSADELPLLASGTVVIGMLNPFDTDNTAAMAAHGLTAFALEAAPRITRAQSMDVLSSQANIAGYKAVLLAANTYQRFMPMLMTAAGTVKAARILIMGVGVAGLQAIATAKRLGAVIEASDVRPSVKEQVESLGAKFLDVPYLTDEEKEIAEGTGGYARAMPADWMRRQAELVHERAKLADIIITTALIPGRKAPLLIIEDTVKAMKPGSVIVDMAVEQGGNCPLSELGKTVTKYGVHIIGEPNLATLLAADASALYARNVLDFLKLIVDADGALAINRDEEIVAATLLCSGGEVLRK; from the coding sequence ATGAAAATCGGCCTACCCGCCGAAACGCGGCCAGGAGAAACCCGCGTTGCCGCGACCCCTGACACGATCAAGAAACTGATCGCCGCTAAACACACGGTGATCGTGCAAGCCGGCGCCGGCGTGCTCGCCAGCGTCACCGACGAGGCCTATGTCGCCGCCGGTGCCACCATCGGTAGCGCCGCCGACGCGTTCGCTGCAGCGATGGTCCTCAAGGTGCGTGCACCGAGCGCCGATGAATTGCCGCTGCTGGCTTCCGGTACCGTCGTCATCGGCATGCTCAATCCGTTCGATACCGACAATACGGCGGCGATGGCCGCGCATGGCCTGACAGCGTTTGCGCTCGAAGCCGCGCCGCGTATCACCCGCGCCCAATCGATGGACGTGCTGTCCTCGCAAGCCAACATCGCCGGCTACAAGGCCGTGCTGCTGGCGGCGAACACGTATCAGCGCTTCATGCCGATGCTGATGACTGCCGCCGGCACCGTCAAGGCGGCACGGATACTGATCATGGGCGTCGGCGTGGCCGGCCTGCAGGCGATCGCGACCGCCAAGCGTCTCGGTGCGGTTATCGAAGCATCGGATGTGCGTCCGTCGGTCAAGGAACAGGTCGAGTCGCTCGGTGCAAAATTCCTCGACGTGCCTTACCTCACCGATGAAGAAAAAGAGATTGCCGAAGGCACCGGCGGCTACGCCCGCGCGATGCCGGCCGACTGGATGCGCCGTCAGGCCGAGCTGGTCCATGAACGCGCCAAACTGGCCGACATCATCATCACCACCGCGCTGATTCCGGGCCGCAAGGCGCCACTCCTGATCATCGAAGACACCGTCAAGGCAATGAAGCCCGGCTCGGTGATTGTCGATATGGCCGTCGAGCAAGGCGGCAATTGTCCGCTGTCCGAACTTGGCAAGACCGTCACCAAATATGGCGTGCACATCATCGGCGAGCCGAATCTGGCAACGCTGCTGGCGGCGGACGCATCGGCACTGTACGCGCGTAACGTGCTCGACTTCCTCAAGCTCATCGTCGATGCCGACGGCGCGCTGGCGATCAATCGCGACGAGGAAATCGTCGCCGCCACGCTGCTGTGTTCCGGTGGCGAAGTGCTGCGTAAATAA
- a CDS encoding aminoglycoside phosphotransferase family protein, with amino-acid sequence MPTDLRLTNLKLWLASLPSGIRIDSLRPASADASFRRYFRVDLDDGSSAIVMDAPPPQEDVRPFVAVAALFGTTGVSVPAVLAQDVEQGFLLLDDLGATTYLQQLGAGTAPALYLDAIDALVQIQMHSQPGVLPDYDRALLQRELMLFPDWYVSKHLGVTLTDAQRKSLDGVFDALLANNLAQPQVYVHRDYHARNLMVLPAGNPGILDFQDAVYGPITYDLVSLLRDAYIEWDEEQVLDWAIRYWERAKRAGLPVNPDIDAFYRDFEFMGLQRHLKVLGIFARLSHRDGKDAYLKDLPLVLRYTRKVAGRYKVLAPLIVLLDALEDKAPSVGYTF; translated from the coding sequence ATGCCAACTGATCTTCGTTTGACCAATTTAAAACTCTGGCTCGCCAGCCTGCCTTCCGGCATCCGCATCGACAGCCTCCGCCCGGCCTCGGCCGATGCCAGTTTTCGCCGCTACTTCCGGGTTGATCTCGACGATGGCAGCAGCGCCATCGTGATGGATGCGCCACCGCCGCAGGAAGATGTCCGGCCCTTCGTCGCGGTCGCCGCCCTGTTCGGCACCACCGGCGTGTCGGTGCCGGCAGTGCTGGCACAGGATGTCGAACAAGGTTTCCTGCTGCTCGATGACCTCGGCGCGACCACCTATTTGCAGCAGCTCGGCGCCGGCACGGCACCCGCGCTGTACCTCGATGCCATCGATGCCCTCGTGCAGATCCAGATGCACAGCCAGCCCGGTGTGCTGCCCGATTACGACCGCGCGCTGCTGCAGCGCGAGCTGATGCTATTCCCCGACTGGTATGTCAGCAAGCACCTCGGTGTGACGCTGACGGACGCCCAGCGCAAGTCGCTTGATGGCGTCTTCGATGCGCTGCTGGCCAACAACCTGGCGCAACCGCAGGTCTACGTGCACCGCGATTACCATGCCCGCAATCTGATGGTGCTGCCGGCCGGCAATCCGGGCATCCTCGATTTTCAGGATGCGGTGTACGGACCGATCACCTACGATCTGGTGTCGCTGCTGCGCGATGCCTACATCGAATGGGATGAAGAACAAGTACTCGACTGGGCCATCCGCTACTGGGAACGCGCCAAGCGCGCCGGCCTGCCGGTCAATCCTGATATCGATGCGTTCTACCGCGACTTCGAATTCATGGGCTTGCAGCGGCACCTGAAAGTGCTCGGGATTTTCGCCCGCTTGTCGCACCGCGATGGCAAGGATGCGTACCTGAAGGACTTGCCGCTGGTACTGCGCTACACCCGCAAGGTCGCCGGCCGCTACAAGGTGCTGGCACCGCTGATCGTGCTGCTCGATGCACTCGAAGACAAGGCACCGTCGGTCGGCTATACATTCTGA
- a CDS encoding peptidylprolyl isomerase has protein sequence MRQANSPVQCLKIAAVLFSLAAGCLQPASAQFSPAGQAAPAPTAARKAEPQVIDSIVAVVNSDVITRLELNGRVALVEARMKQQGSQLPQRALLEKQILERMIVDRAQLQLAADSGIKIDDVMLDRAMARLAEQNKLSMQDFRNQLEREGTPFSRFREEIREEIAMQRIREREVDNKLQITESEVDNYLDAEKNAPQIQPEYNLAQILVRIPENATAEQIAVRRARADDVARQLRSGADFAKLAASYSDSIDALKGGELGWRTADRLPQLFVDAVARLNEGELSAVVKSASGFHILKVVGKRTRSAAGGTVAAAPAVEQTRARHILIKVNTIVTASEALRKLTDLKQRLDNKAATFEELAKLYSNDLSASKGGDLGWIYPGDTVPEFERAMNLLKPGEVSAPIETPFGYHLIEVLERKSQDVSQERKRLSARQALRERKLEEATQDWIRQLRDRAYVEYRLEDK, from the coding sequence ATGCGACAAGCCAACTCCCCAGTACAGTGCCTGAAAATCGCTGCCGTCCTGTTTAGCCTCGCTGCCGGCTGCCTGCAGCCGGCCAGTGCGCAATTCTCGCCGGCCGGCCAGGCTGCTCCTGCCCCTACTGCGGCACGCAAGGCAGAGCCACAGGTGATCGATTCGATCGTCGCTGTCGTCAATAGCGACGTCATCACGCGCCTCGAACTCAATGGCCGGGTTGCCCTGGTCGAGGCACGCATGAAGCAGCAAGGATCACAGCTGCCGCAGCGCGCCTTACTAGAAAAGCAAATCCTCGAGCGGATGATTGTCGACCGCGCCCAGCTGCAACTGGCAGCTGACAGCGGCATCAAGATCGATGACGTAATGCTGGACCGGGCAATGGCCCGGTTGGCCGAGCAGAACAAACTCTCGATGCAGGATTTCCGTAACCAGCTCGAACGGGAAGGCACGCCATTTTCGCGCTTCCGCGAAGAGATCCGCGAAGAAATCGCGATGCAGCGCATCCGCGAACGCGAAGTCGACAACAAGCTGCAGATCACTGAATCCGAAGTCGACAACTACCTCGACGCAGAGAAGAACGCGCCCCAGATTCAGCCCGAGTACAACCTCGCGCAGATCCTGGTCCGGATTCCTGAAAACGCGACCGCCGAGCAGATCGCCGTGCGTCGCGCGCGTGCCGATGACGTCGCGCGGCAATTGCGCAGCGGTGCGGATTTCGCCAAGCTGGCCGCGTCGTATTCCGACTCGATCGATGCGCTCAAGGGCGGTGAGCTGGGCTGGCGTACCGCCGACCGTTTGCCGCAATTGTTTGTCGATGCCGTGGCCAGACTCAACGAGGGTGAACTCTCGGCGGTCGTCAAGAGTGCCAGCGGTTTTCATATTCTGAAAGTGGTCGGCAAGCGCACCCGGAGCGCCGCTGGCGGCACCGTCGCGGCGGCACCGGCCGTCGAGCAGACGCGCGCACGGCATATCCTGATCAAGGTCAACACGATCGTGACGGCGTCTGAAGCATTGCGCAAACTGACCGACCTCAAACAGCGTCTCGACAACAAGGCAGCCACCTTCGAGGAACTCGCCAAGCTGTATTCGAATGACCTGTCGGCCTCGAAGGGCGGCGATCTGGGCTGGATTTATCCGGGCGATACCGTGCCCGAATTTGAACGCGCGATGAACCTGCTCAAGCCGGGCGAAGTCAGCGCACCGATCGAAACACCGTTCGGTTATCACCTGATCGAAGTCCTCGAGCGCAAGAGCCAGGACGTCTCGCAGGAGCGCAAACGCCTGAGCGCACGTCAGGCTCTGCGCGAGCGCAAGCTCGAAGAAGCGACTCAGGACTGGATCCGCCAGTTGCGCGACCGCGCCTATGTCGAATATCGGCTGGAAGACAAATAA
- a CDS encoding LPS-assembly protein LptD — protein sequence MIRFPVLSPTQRLLRILTAVVAAAALPNTVLAQSASKSKSVQQSDREAPAEISAESMTGRPDRELDLANKVEIVRGVTTINSDKAQYHVVEDEVEASGNVRMQRVEDVYTGDELRLNMDAGVGYVTNPTYRLERTKGQGSGKRINFESETEATVIDGTYSTCEGPNPDWYLQSGTLNLDTARDIGLARNSVVYFKGVPILGAPAMSFPLSSARKSGVLPPTIGATNRGGLEVMVPYYFNIAPNRDLTIYPNIIAQRGLQLGAVARYLDPAYAGETKLEGLLKDKLTGADRWSVSSIHTQTLRPGLTLNWNINAASDNDYPSDFSRTLTTAQQRLLLRDLSLSYGQPYWTLTARASNYQVLQDPLAPIGRPYDRLPQITFASARPDVAGFDLAFDSDLTRFAHPTLQQGDRLFVSPKVSYPLIEPGFFITPKLSFHATRYQLRDSGNGVTPGAETSPQRAIPTASLDSGMVFERDARFFGRDMTQTLEPRLFYVYTPYRDQSMLPNFDSGLADLSFTQLFSENRFVGNDRIGDANQVTAAVTTRFLEESGAERARIALGQRYYFSDQRVALGSVPNQSRSDLLLSASGRLSQSFSAETNLQYSQTQGVLNRANAGIKYQPGPMKVLNLAYRQDLPNNLEKSFDASAQWPFASRWYGVGRLNYSLTTSKIAEGLLGVEYKADCWVFRVVAQRTPTATSQATSALFFQLELNGLSKLGSNPLQALRTSVPGYQNVNQTSSYLP from the coding sequence ATGATCCGGTTCCCTGTCCTGTCCCCGACGCAGCGCCTGCTTCGCATTCTGACCGCTGTGGTCGCTGCGGCAGCCTTGCCGAATACCGTGCTGGCCCAGAGCGCGTCCAAGTCCAAGTCCGTACAGCAGAGTGATCGCGAAGCACCGGCCGAGATCAGCGCCGAGAGCATGACGGGCCGACCCGATCGCGAACTCGATCTGGCCAACAAGGTCGAGATCGTGCGCGGCGTCACGACAATCAACTCGGACAAGGCCCAGTACCACGTCGTCGAAGACGAAGTCGAAGCCAGCGGGAATGTGCGCATGCAGCGCGTCGAGGATGTCTATACCGGCGACGAGCTCAGGCTCAACATGGATGCCGGCGTCGGCTATGTGACCAATCCGACCTATCGCCTCGAGCGCACCAAAGGACAGGGCAGCGGCAAGCGCATCAACTTCGAATCCGAAACCGAAGCCACCGTCATCGATGGCACCTACAGCACCTGCGAGGGGCCGAATCCGGACTGGTACCTGCAGTCCGGCACCCTCAATCTCGATACCGCGCGCGACATCGGCCTGGCCCGCAACAGCGTCGTGTACTTCAAGGGCGTGCCCATACTCGGCGCGCCGGCGATGTCGTTCCCGCTATCGAGCGCGCGCAAGTCGGGCGTGCTGCCGCCGACCATCGGTGCGACCAACCGTGGTGGTCTCGAAGTCATGGTGCCGTATTACTTCAACATCGCACCGAATCGCGACCTGACCATTTATCCGAACATCATTGCGCAGCGCGGTTTGCAGCTGGGTGCGGTGGCGCGGTATCTCGATCCGGCGTATGCGGGCGAGACCAAGCTCGAAGGTTTGCTCAAGGACAAACTGACCGGCGCCGACCGCTGGTCCGTGTCATCCATCCATACGCAAACGCTGCGTCCCGGACTGACACTGAACTGGAATATCAACGCCGCGTCCGACAATGATTATCCGAGTGATTTCTCGCGCACCCTGACCACCGCGCAGCAACGCCTGCTGTTGCGCGACCTGAGCTTGAGTTACGGCCAGCCGTACTGGACTCTCACGGCGCGCGCCAGCAATTACCAGGTGCTGCAGGATCCGCTGGCACCGATCGGCCGTCCATATGACCGCTTGCCGCAAATTACCTTTGCGTCGGCGCGTCCCGATGTTGCCGGTTTCGATCTGGCTTTCGATTCGGATCTGACCCGCTTCGCCCATCCGACGCTGCAGCAGGGCGATCGTCTTTTTGTCAGCCCGAAGGTCTCGTATCCGCTCATCGAGCCGGGATTTTTCATCACGCCAAAACTGTCGTTCCACGCAACCCGCTACCAACTGCGCGACAGCGGTAACGGCGTCACGCCGGGCGCCGAGACCTCGCCGCAGCGGGCCATCCCGACCGCATCGCTCGACAGCGGCATGGTGTTCGAACGCGATGCCCGTTTCTTTGGCCGCGACATGACCCAGACGCTGGAGCCGCGCCTGTTCTATGTCTACACGCCGTACCGCGATCAGTCGATGCTGCCTAATTTTGACAGCGGGCTGGCTGACCTGAGTTTTACGCAGTTGTTCAGCGAAAACCGCTTCGTCGGCAATGACCGCATTGGCGACGCCAACCAGGTCACGGCGGCAGTGACCACACGTTTTCTGGAAGAGTCGGGTGCCGAGCGGGCCCGGATTGCATTGGGCCAGCGCTATTATTTTTCCGATCAGCGTGTTGCGCTGGGCAGCGTTCCCAATCAAAGCCGTTCCGATTTGCTGCTGTCGGCCAGCGGCCGTCTGAGCCAGTCGTTTTCGGCCGAAACCAATCTGCAATACAGCCAGACCCAGGGCGTGCTCAACCGCGCCAACGCCGGTATCAAATACCAGCCCGGGCCGATGAAGGTGCTGAATCTGGCTTACCGGCAGGACTTGCCGAACAATCTCGAAAAATCATTCGATGCCTCGGCGCAGTGGCCGTTTGCCAGTCGCTGGTATGGTGTGGGGCGTTTGAACTATTCACTGACCACCAGCAAGATCGCCGAAGGCTTGCTCGGGGTCGAATACAAGGCTGATTGCTGGGTGTTTCGCGTCGTTGCGCAGCGCACCCCGACGGCGACATCGCAGGCCACCTCGGCATTATTTTTCCAGCTTGAATTAAACGGGTTGTCCAAACTGGGGTCGAACCCGCTGCAAGCCTTGCGCACCAGCGTGCCGGGCTATCAGAACGTCAACCAGACTTCCTCCTATTTACCATGA
- a CDS encoding FAD-dependent monooxygenase, with amino-acid sequence MMQTDVDIAICGAGPVGLVLAGLLVQRGMAPERIALVDAKTAVQSAADPRSIALSYGSRQILQQVGAWPVPAQAISQIHVSRRGHFGRTLLDRADYDLPALGYVTRYGALVSALATATAQAGITVRRPLQVSTTQEQADHVTLHFDDGSSCTSAVLIQAEGGVFAQQPARTLHRDYQQSAIVTHVTTSAPLMQRAFERFTSEGPLALLPQDDGYAVVWCVQTATAARLMALDDAAFLVELEALFGGRVGRFLDCKPRFVYPLGLNAHVAPTARTIAIGNAAQTLHPVAGQGLNLGLRDAMVLARLLAGDISPAALSAFHAQRSRDRGMTIRVTDAMARVFASAPEGTLTQGLLGLSLGLMDAVAPARKVLAQQMMYGQR; translated from the coding sequence ATGATGCAGACCGACGTCGATATCGCCATTTGCGGTGCCGGTCCGGTCGGACTGGTGCTGGCTGGCTTGCTGGTCCAGCGCGGCATGGCACCGGAACGCATCGCGCTGGTCGATGCGAAGACCGCCGTGCAATCGGCCGCCGATCCGCGCTCGATCGCGCTGTCGTACGGCAGCCGCCAAATCCTTCAGCAAGTTGGTGCGTGGCCGGTACCGGCGCAGGCCATCTCGCAGATCCATGTCTCGCGGCGCGGCCATTTCGGCCGCACGCTGCTTGACCGTGCCGATTACGACTTGCCGGCGCTGGGCTACGTCACCCGCTACGGTGCACTGGTGTCGGCCTTGGCCACCGCGACCGCGCAGGCCGGTATCACCGTACGCCGGCCGCTGCAGGTCAGCACCACGCAAGAGCAGGCCGACCATGTCACGTTGCACTTCGACGATGGCAGCAGTTGCACCAGCGCCGTGCTGATCCAGGCCGAAGGCGGCGTGTTTGCCCAGCAGCCGGCGCGCACGCTGCATCGCGATTATCAGCAAAGCGCCATCGTCACGCATGTGACGACCAGCGCACCGCTGATGCAGCGCGCCTTCGAACGGTTCACTTCCGAAGGTCCGCTGGCGCTGCTGCCACAAGACGACGGTTATGCCGTGGTCTGGTGCGTACAGACCGCGACTGCCGCGCGCCTGATGGCGCTTGACGATGCCGCTTTCCTGGTCGAACTCGAAGCGCTGTTTGGCGGCCGCGTCGGCCGCTTCCTCGACTGCAAGCCGCGCTTCGTGTACCCGCTCGGCCTGAACGCGCATGTCGCCCCGACCGCCCGCACGATCGCCATCGGCAATGCCGCACAGACGCTGCATCCGGTCGCCGGGCAGGGATTGAATCTGGGACTGCGCGATGCGATGGTGTTGGCCAGATTGCTGGCCGGCGATATCAGTCCCGCTGCGCTGAGCGCATTCCACGCACAGCGTAGCCGCGATCGTGGCATGACCATCCGCGTTACTGATGCGATGGCGCGCGTCTTTGCCAGTGCGCCCGAGGGCACGCTCACGCAAGGGTTGCTGGGATTGTCGCTGGGGCTGATGGATGCGGTGGCGCCGGCACGCAAGGTGCTGGCGCAGCAGATGATGTACGGGCAGCGGTAG
- a CDS encoding aminopeptidase P N-terminal domain-containing protein, whose translation MSPYAARRASLIAQMQARGGGVAIIPTAPEQHRNSDAEYPYRHDSTFYYLSGFAEPEAVIVLVAGKKTQSILFCREKNTEREIWEGFRHGPEGAREAFGFDAAFPIDALDAILPKLLADEPALFYALGSNAALDAQVRGWLKKVRTQSRAGITAPSSAHDVSCLLNEMRLIKDDSELAIMRRAATVSAEAHARAMRMARPGLHEYQIDAELLHEFRNHGSDFPAYTSIVATGANACVLHYRAGATILQDGDLVLIDAGCELDGYASDITRTFPANGTFTPAQATLYALVLAAQHAAIAAIGPGKRFMDGHDAAVRILSQGMLDTGLLDADKVGTLDDVITNGDYRQFYMHRTGHWLGMDVHDVGEYREVNDTTTAGGDKPWRILHPGMTLTVEPGIYVRPAPGIPEQYWNIGIRIEDDIAVTAGGAEVMSSDAPKTIADIEAMMRNA comes from the coding sequence ATGAGTCCCTACGCCGCCCGTCGCGCCAGCCTGATCGCACAAATGCAGGCACGCGGAGGCGGCGTAGCCATCATCCCGACGGCGCCGGAACAGCACCGCAACAGCGATGCCGAATACCCGTACCGGCATGACAGCACGTTCTACTACCTGTCCGGTTTTGCCGAGCCGGAAGCCGTCATCGTGCTGGTCGCCGGCAAAAAAACCCAGTCCATCCTGTTTTGCCGCGAAAAAAATACCGAGCGCGAAATCTGGGAAGGTTTTCGCCACGGCCCCGAGGGTGCACGCGAAGCCTTCGGTTTCGACGCTGCCTTTCCTATCGATGCGCTCGATGCGATCCTGCCGAAACTGCTGGCCGACGAACCGGCGCTGTTCTACGCGCTGGGCAGCAACGCCGCGCTCGATGCGCAAGTCCGGGGCTGGCTGAAAAAAGTCCGTACCCAGTCACGTGCCGGCATCACCGCACCGTCGTCGGCACACGATGTCAGCTGCCTGCTCAATGAAATGCGATTGATCAAGGATGATTCCGAACTGGCCATCATGCGCCGCGCCGCGACGGTCTCGGCCGAAGCCCACGCACGGGCGATGCGCATGGCCAGGCCCGGCCTGCACGAGTACCAGATCGACGCCGAACTGCTGCATGAGTTCCGCAATCACGGCTCGGACTTTCCCGCCTACACCTCGATTGTCGCCACCGGCGCGAATGCCTGCGTGCTGCATTACCGCGCCGGCGCCACGATCCTGCAGGATGGCGACCTGGTGCTCATCGATGCCGGTTGCGAACTCGATGGCTACGCCTCCGACATCACCCGCACCTTTCCGGCCAACGGCACCTTCACGCCCGCACAAGCGACCCTGTATGCGCTGGTGCTGGCCGCGCAGCACGCGGCTATTGCCGCCATCGGGCCCGGCAAGCGCTTCATGGACGGCCACGACGCGGCGGTACGCATCCTGTCGCAAGGCATGCTGGATACCGGCCTGCTTGATGCCGACAAGGTCGGCACGCTCGACGACGTCATCACCAATGGCGACTACCGGCAGTTCTATATGCACCGCACCGGCCATTGGCTCGGCATGGACGTGCACGATGTCGGCGAATACCGCGAAGTCAACGACACCACGACCGCCGGCGGCGACAAGCCGTGGCGCATCCTGCATCCCGGCATGACGCTGACAGTCGAGCCGGGCATCTACGTGCGCCCGGCACCCGGCATTCCCGAGCAGTACTGGAACATCGGCATCCGCATCGAGGACGATATCGCAGTCACCGCCGGTGGTGCCGAAGTCATGAGCAGCGACGCGCCCAAAACCATTGCCGACATCGAAGCCATGATGCGTAACGCATGA
- a CDS encoding NAD(P)(+) transhydrogenase (Re/Si-specific) subunit beta, which yields MSMNLVTLLYLIASVCFIQALKGLSHPSTARRGNAFGMGGMALAIVTTIALIIKLKSEAMGAPLGYGLVIFGVVVGGGIGAYLARTVEMTKMPELVAAMHSLIGLAAVCIAVAAVSEPWAFNIAAHDVAIPFGNRLELFIGTFVGAITFSGSVIAFGKLSGKYKFRLFQGQPVSFQGQHFLNLALAILMVGFGLIFCFAPGTEPAWTAFVLMAIIAFVLGVLIIIPIGGADMPVVVSMLNSYSGWAAAGIGFSLNNSMLIIAGSLVGSSGAILSYIMCKAMNRSFFNVILGGFGGDPAAAAVGSQAARPVKSGSADDAAFLMSNAETVIIVPGYGLAVARAQHALKELTEKLTKKGVLVKYAIHPVAGRMPGHMNVLLAEAEVPYDQVFEMEDINGEFAQADVVLVLGANDVVNPAAKDPKSSIAGMPILEVYKAKTVIVNKRSMASGYAGLDNELFYMDKTMMVFGDAKKVIEEMVKAVE from the coding sequence ATGAGCATGAATCTCGTCACACTGCTGTATCTGATCGCCTCGGTCTGCTTCATCCAGGCCCTCAAAGGCTTGTCGCACCCGTCGACGGCGCGGCGCGGCAATGCCTTTGGCATGGGCGGCATGGCGCTGGCGATCGTCACGACGATTGCGCTGATCATCAAGCTCAAATCGGAGGCGATGGGCGCGCCGCTGGGCTACGGTCTCGTCATCTTCGGCGTGGTGGTCGGGGGCGGCATCGGTGCCTATCTGGCGCGCACCGTCGAGATGACCAAGATGCCCGAACTGGTCGCGGCGATGCACTCGCTGATCGGTCTGGCTGCGGTCTGTATTGCCGTGGCTGCCGTGTCGGAGCCGTGGGCCTTCAACATCGCTGCGCATGATGTTGCAATCCCGTTCGGTAACCGGCTTGAACTGTTCATCGGCACCTTCGTCGGCGCGATCACGTTCTCGGGGTCGGTCATCGCGTTTGGCAAGCTGTCGGGCAAATACAAGTTCCGTTTGTTCCAGGGCCAGCCGGTCAGCTTTCAGGGCCAGCACTTCCTGAACCTGGCGCTGGCGATCCTGATGGTCGGCTTCGGCCTGATCTTCTGCTTCGCGCCGGGCACCGAACCGGCCTGGACCGCGTTCGTGCTGATGGCCATCATCGCCTTCGTGCTCGGCGTGCTGATCATCATCCCGATCGGCGGCGCGGACATGCCGGTGGTGGTCTCGATGCTCAACAGCTACTCGGGTTGGGCGGCTGCCGGGATTGGTTTTTCGCTGAACAATTCGATGTTGATTATTGCGGGTTCGCTGGTCGGTTCGAGTGGTGCGATCCTGTCGTACATCATGTGCAAGGCGATGAACCGTTCGTTCTTCAACGTCATACTCGGCGGTTTTGGCGGTGATCCTGCTGCTGCTGCGGTGGGTTCACAAGCGGCGCGGCCGGTCAAATCCGGCTCGGCAGACGATGCCGCATTCCTGATGAGTAACGCCGAGACCGTCATCATCGTGCCGGGTTACGGCCTGGCGGTAGCGCGCGCTCAGCATGCACTGAAAGAGCTGACCGAAAAGCTGACCAAAAAAGGCGTACTCGTCAAATATGCGATCCATCCGGTGGCCGGGCGCATGCCGGGACACATGAACGTGCTGCTGGCCGAAGCCGAAGTCCCGTACGACCAGGTCTTTGAAATGGAAGACATCAATGGCGAATTCGCGCAAGCCGACGTGGTGCTGGTGCTAGGTGCCAACGACGTCGTCAACCCGGCTGCAAAAGATCCGAAGTCATCGATTGCCGGTATGCCGATTCTCGAGGTCTACAAAGCCAAGACGGTCATCGTCAACAAGCGTTCGATGGCCTCGGGTTATGCCGGGCTGGACAACGAACTGTTCTACATGGACAAGACGATGATGGTGTTTGGCGATGCGAAGAAGGTCATCGAAGAGATGGTGAAGGCCGTCGAATAA